The genomic interval TAGTCAGAGTTTTGTTTTACCTCGAACAGGGAGCTGTCAAAATTCAAGATCTATGTAAATCCTACCGACCTGAGAAGAGCCTCAATCAACATCCTACTTGCAATGCTGCCATTGCCACATCACTTTGGCAACATTAAATCAGAGGTAAAGGCTTTGGATTAAATGTGATCTGTGTTTGTAGTGTAAGCCATTTTCTTTGACTGCAGCTTTCCTCTGTATCTAATGTGAAAACCCCTAATTTAAATGATGTTCCTACCTTAGGTAAGTACAAGTAGGTTGGGTTCTTTACCATGATGATATTGTGCTTCAGGTTCTGTTGGAAGGAAAGTTCAATGAAGAAGACGGTTGGCCTCATGACCAGCCAGTGTCTTTCCTGTCCCTGAGGCTACGTCTCGTCAATGTCCTCATAGGTGCACTGCAGACTGAGACTGACCCCACCAACACACAGCTCATCCTGGGTATCTTCTGGGTTCTTCATATCTTCTTGATCTTTTTATTAAACCttaacaataacaaaaacaactaacaataacaaaaagTCTTTATAGGATTCCATATAAAAGTTGTGTTATtgacccccctctctcccaATCTCTACCCATCTCAGGTGCAATGCTAAATATTGTTCAAGACTCAGCACTGTTGGAGTCCATTGGTGCACAGACTGAAACAGTAAGACTGTTTATTTACTCTACTGTATTTTATGATGCTAAAGGCAGAGTGATTAACTGGACATCatgatatttgtgtttttgtgttaggGGAGTATAGATGGGAGCCACATGACTGTGAGGAGTCAGAGTCACAGCCGTACCAACAGTGGCATTAGTTTCACCAGTGGGGGCAGCACAGAGGCCACCAGCCCGGACTCTGAGCGTCCTGCCCAGGCCTTACTCCGAGACTATGGTAAGACAAACCGCTGATATCATCATGCTTGGTGAATTAACACGATGGTGCCAGCTTTGCATAACAGGCTTGCAGGGGCATTATTTCATGTGATATTGTTACTtattaaataacacatttgttcCTTATAGCTAACGTGGTTAAGGTGGTATGCAGAGTTAAGAAGCGTTGGGTAAAATGTCTTTGTAGGTGAAACCAAAGTTATTTGGTGTGATGCAGTGCTGTTGTGGTTTGATTTGTCCGTAATGGAGTGGTTGCAACAATCTCaagcaaacaaatcaaaagcatttgaaaaatgttgtcttttccttGGAAGGGCTGAGCGATGTTTGACTAAATTAATGTGTTGGACACGATGTGAGAggcatttttgatttttaaaaaacagataatAGCAATCCCATTTAATTTTGCCTACAAGTTTATACCAATTTCCACTGAACACAATGGCAGTTATAGGTGACTTTGTTGAGCAGGAAATGGGGGGAGGGGAAGTTCCACAGGGTTCCTGTGGGACGGAACGGCTACATAGTGGTGTTAAGCTCAGTACTAGAAGGGAAAAAACAAGCGAGAGTGGGCAGGACGAGCCTGGTGGTAGTCGTTTCCTACGCAACAGCATATTCAGCATGGTTTGGGATTTTTTGCTCATCATATATTTATAAAATCCCGGGCTTGGTTACTAAAATTGGAGCCAGTGTCACAGCCTGTACCTAAGGCTCTATTAGTTCCAGTGGGTAACAGTTTTCTTTCAGAACAAAGTTGAGCAATTCTGGCAACTTTAGAGTCATGTTCAGCAGAAAGTCAGCCATTTCCTATATTGATTTGcagtgattaaaaaaagttgAAAGTGTATGTTCTATCAGTGTCAGCCCCAAATTAAAtagtaaaactttaaaataaattaatttatattACAGTAAACTCAtgggaaaataacaaaaacactaTATTCATGTTTCATGTAATTGTTTATCTGATATTGAGGAATGTTTAAAACTCTAATTGATTGAATTAGTTCATTTTGAATGATTATAGTGTACACAAATACATTCTTTCCGAGTCAAACCTTGATCACTCAGCCCTCTGCCTCAGCAGTTTATCCATTCATCCGTATGATTCCTTTCTCAACACTTTGTGCTAGTCTGGTCTAATGCATGCTTACAATACAAAGAGATATCTACTAACTGGGCTTCCAATCCTGTTGTGCTGTTTAACCTACCTATGTTGCCTGAATCCTACTTTGCTCTATTCTTTGCGGTGTTTGGTATTTCCGGGTGTTATATGGTCTAGCTCTTCCAGATACGGCGGCAGGCCTGTTGGTGCGCAGCATCCACCTGGTCACCCAGAGACTCAATTCCCAGTGGAGGCAAGACATGAGCATTTCACTGGCTGCCCTGGAGCTGCTGGCTGGGCTTGCCAAGGTAAAGCTGCAATGCCcacaacacacagagactcacTGTAACAATTTGAAATCATTACTACTGTAGCTGGCCAAGCAAAGGTGAGACTATTGTACAGCTTGCATTTCACCAGTGTTACACACCCTGAAGCTACTTCAACCTTTCAAACTAACAtttgataaaacaacagatggTGTGAAGGCACATCCTGGATTTGCTCCTTTAAGACGGCTTGAAGAAAAAACCCTATTCAAGAAATCGGGTTTATTGAACGTCTGTGCTTGTACCATGGCAACAGATAGCATCAAACTAACTTTCTACATGCCTTTTTAATTTGATCTTAACCCCAGGTCTCAGTTAACTTCTACATCTCCTGCCATTATACTGAAGAAAAATAATGGTGCTTTCAGGTGATTCATGTGGATTTCTATGTCAAAAGTTTCCCAAGTGCGTCACAAGGGAGTTGCCCACAAACTGTCAGCACAGTCCCACAAATGACCAAAACGAGAGAAGTTTCTGTCTGCAGTTTCTCAGCCTGGTAATGGCTTTGCAGTTGTTCCCAGTTTAGAAGTGCACCTGCGCTGCCACAATGCTATGAGAGGTGTCAGTTTCCAAATAAGGAAAGTAGATAGTAATTGGCCCTAAAATGTCAATATCCTACACCCAATGTAACACAAATGAAAAGTACTGAGGAGCAGAGATAGAAGACGTTGAGGCGACAATGAGGTTCAATAAAGTAACTTGAAATGTAAAGTTAAAAGTTGTGTAGTTTAacgtcaaaacattttttaaaaccacaAATAGTCGAATGTGTGCTAATTTAGTTGAACAGCCTTTCACTTACTCACCAAAACCTACAAAAACAAGTTGACAAGTGCATTCAAATTAAGGCTTTTATGATGAATCTTATGTGCACCATTTTCCTGTATTTTTCGTATTGTCTTAACCAGGTGAAGGTGGGAGTAGACTCCGCAGATCGCAAACGTGCCGTCAGCTCTATATGTGGGTACATTGTCTACCAGTGTAGCCGTCCAGCTCCTCTTCAATCCAGAGACCTCCACTCCATGATTGTAGCTGCCTtccagtttctgtgtgtgtggctcacAGAACACCCCGACATGTTGGATGAGAAGGTAGGTTTCAGGTCTTACAATTTTAATTTCTCTCATATAGTTATGAAGAAAGAGGGATATCATTTGATTTAGTAAAATTAAACTTTTATCAAGAACATATAGAAATGTGGATACCTTGCCATTTGTTCTAAGCGAAAGTATAAGTGAGTGTCAGTAATTATGTTTAAGTCTAGCCTAAGCTTAATTGTTAGGTAAAGAAAAATGTGCACTCCCGTTCTGAGACTCTgtaacctttgttttttttttgggatcaGGATTGTTTGGTAGAAGTTTTGGAGATTGTGGAGTTGGGCATATCCGGCAGCAAATCCCGACAGGAACATGAAATCCGACATAAAGGAGAGAAGGAGCACAACCCAGCTTCAATGAGAGTAAAAGATGCTGCTGAGGCAACTTTGTCCTGGTGAGACTCCTCAAAGTTTCTACACCAGATGCAAAGCATCTATCTTTTAAAGGCCCTTTTGTTCTTCTATTTTAAACCacgtgaaaaaataaaagtcgGTGTTGAGgctcatatacagtatatctgtGTCAAATACATGTCCTGGGCCATATTTCTAGAGGAAAACAAGTGGAAATGGAAAAGTTGACACTTCATTTTTGTTGTGACCTTTCTGTGAATGGACAAGACATTCTGCTGGATATGTATCTATGTATGTAGAAGGAGAACTCCTCACTGATATAACACTGAAATGTGTCgtaatacatttatattaaacAGTAATCATCACATTCCTATATCTGTCTCATGGTGACAGAGTGACACCCAGACATACATTTATGACCCTGACACAAAAGAGCCATGAACCACCACAAACTACCTTTCTATCCATGACGTCTCCTCTTCTTATGTCTTCTTATCTACAAACATAGACACTTCTTTTTGTCGCTGTTGACATGCTAGCGATCAAATGATTGTAGAAAAATGCATTAGTTCAGCTAATGTTGCTTTCCAGTTTAAATATCCTGCAAACTGACATGGGGTAGTCGGCTGGAACAATACCACCAGagtatataaaataaacaaaacagttgACTCTAATCAAGGCTTGACTGACACcacagaaaataagaaaagacaaacagtcaaatcaaatcatcacAGACTTAAAAACTTACCTGCAGGGGTCAAGATCAGTCCAAAGCCGTTTTTCTTTACTACTGTTTTCTAACATTACACTGTTATTACAGTGTAGCCCCCCACCCAGAAGATTGCAGACTCAAGGggcattcctttttttcccccttcctttcagctgaaaaaaactACTTGTTATAAATTTGAATATCACTTTCGGTTGTACCTTTaatcttatttgtttttatttcccgCTGCTACAATGTCCCAGTCATGCTGCAGGTATTGACCTAGTTTCTGTATATTTATgttcttgtttgttgtgttgctgtggtGTTTCCCAGTATCATGCAGGTGTTAGGGGCCTTCCCTTCCCCCAGTGGGACcgcctccacctgcagcctgCTAAATGAAGACACCCTGATTCGCTACGCCAGACTGAGTGCCACAGGAGCTAGCAACTTCCGCTACTTTGTCCTGGACAACTCGGTCATCCTCGCCATGCTGGAGCAACCTCTGGGCAATGAGCAGAGTCAGTAGCTTATCATCCATcctttgatgaaaaaaaatgccagTTTATTGGATTACTGGGGAGAATTAAGGGGTTGCGTGGTTCATCTTTAATGCACAAGTAGGGACTGTCACCTGCCAGATACCCAAGTACTTGGAAGTTAAAACCAAAGAAACAACAGGCCGTCCTGTTTCCCTATAAATGACGGCGTTTCTACCCTAACAGACCCCAGTCCATCGGTGACAGTTTTGATCCGAGGGACGGCTGGCAGACATGCCTGGACCATGCAGCTCTTCCACCAACCCAGAGGAGCTCGGGCCAATCAGAGGGTGAGATCTCTCTGAAAAGCAACATTGCCAAACCAATATCTCCTCAGAAGTgtttaatgtgaaatgtttgaGTTTTGCTTTTATTAAACTTGCAGCTCCACGTCCTTTTCTCTGATAACACAACTCTACTCCATATCTCGTCTACTGCTCTCCTTCCACAGCAGGTGTTTGTTCCTGAGGGCCGTCCAACGCCCAACAATGATGTGGGGATCAAGTACAACGTCAAGCAGAGGCCCTTCCCTGAAGAGGTGGATAAGATTCCTCTAGTCAAAGCTGATGTCAGTATTCCTGACCTGGATGACATTGTCAGTAAGGAGGTGAGATCAGCTTCTTGTTGAACCCTGTCACTGATCTTGTGTCCACATTATGACtaattacacacacatttaaattattCTGATATGGGCATGAACTGAAATATAACCATGCAATAAATTATTCACTCACATTATGTGTTATTATACAAAATCAGGTTGGTTGTATGGGCTGGCAGGATGAATCAAGAGCTCCAAATATACTGATGAGTAATCACCGACAAGTGAGTTGTTGAAGAGATGAAATTTCACCTTTTGGGTGTCTCTTTGGGGGAAAAGGGTCaaatcatgtggtttggtgacAAACATGAAGAtcattttgtttggtttctcaATCCAGTACAACACTTCTGCAATGATTTGTAGCTTTTAATGCAATCCAAAACCACTACAAACTTCAGctggaaaaataaacacagagttGACTCAACACCTCTTTGTCGCGGTCAACGCAGAAAACTTAACAAAGACCGGTTGTATTAAAGGGCTGTTGTAAGTTGTTCTCCAGGTAAGTGTTTGAGTACAGATGCACACTAATGACTCTTTCAAATCAGCTTGGGGAGGTGAAACCTAGGTATTTGCACTGTGGGACTTGCACTTTGTGGGTTCATGCCGAATTTATAAAACCAGTGTAATTTGTTAGCCACAGCCTCTTAAAATGGTTTTTCGTGTTTAAATGCCCAATTTCTCTTGGTATTTCCAGCTGGAAGTTCAGCACGACAAGCTTCGAATTCTGATGACCAAGCAGATAGAGTATGAGAATGCCTTGGAGCGGCACAGCGAGGAAATCTGGAAGTCCAAGCGATACCCTGACCCACAGACAGACTGCAAACCCCCTCCGCCTTCGCAGGAGTTCCAGACAGCAcgcctcttcctctctcacttcGGCTTTCTGTCTCTGGAAGCGCTCAAGGTTGGTAAACATAATTTGTCTGAAAGGTTTTTCACCAAAAAGCTCTTGGATTGAAACCGCGGAAAAGCATTTTTCTGCCAAAATTAAATATTGTATGCAAGCCTTCCAGCTACACACACTTAATTGTATTGCAATGTGATTCTGTTTAAGCCtgtgtaataaataataacaataaatgatAGTGATACTGTAATCTATAAATCAATAAtattacatactgtatatttataacATTGTAATTGTTCATATTATTCATTCAGGATGTAtgtatattacatttattattgataGGAGCCCAACAACAGTCGTCTACCTCCTCATCTGATTGGCCTAGAGTCGTCCTTGCCAGGGTTTTTTGACGACATCAGCTACCTGGACCTGCTCCCCTGCAGACCGTTTGACACTGTCTTTATTTTCTACGTGAGGGCTGGACAGAAAAGCAGCCCAGAGGTGGGAAAGATGGACATTTATAGATGGACTGAAAATGTGCAGATGTTGACCTTGTTACTTCTTTCACAGTGTGTGTATAAAAATCTCTGATTTAAGAATGGATGCGTTCTCATGCTTGTGGTGTTCAGATCCTGCGGAACGTGGAGTCGTCGTCCAGCGTCCAGCCGCACTTTTTGGAGTTCCTGCTGTCCTTGGGCTGGCCTGTGGATGTTGGACGCCACCCAGGGTGGACAGGACACCTAGATACCAGCTGGTCCCTCAACTCCTGCTCTGACAGTAATGATATGCAACACACAGGTAAGGTGCAGAGCTAACTACTGAAGGCTGTGGAGCAATGCATGGTAGCTGTTATGTGTATGTTGGATGTTTGTGGTAAGGAAGTCAATGTTgaacctttgttttgttttgttttgactgtagAGGAAGTGTCTACTCCTGAGGACACAGGAGGTTCAGTGTTCAACGGGGAGAAGAAAGTTTTGTACTACGCTGATGCTCTGACAGAGATCGCCTTTGTTGTTCCGTCTTTGACAGAAAACTCTGGTCAGCATTTGCCCCCTTGAATATGAATTGATAGATATATTTAAGTGAGGGATTCAGAGTTTACACAGTTGTCATTTGCTCTTTTGTCGTTTCCCAGAGGAGTCATCAGTGCACAGTGACTCCACAGTGGAGGCAGACACCAACACAGACCTCATGCCTGGTTTACTCAAACAACCCAATCTCACACTGGAGCTGTTCCCCAACCATTCTGAAAATCTGGAGTCTGCCAAAAAGGTATTATGTGGACATAACTGACCTGTATGCTGAGAGCAGTGCTTATGCTTTCTATTTTATGTCGTGTTTGCTTAATTTAAACTCTCTGTGTTGTGTGCGATTTCTGTAGCTTAGTCCTTTGGTAAAGGCAAAGAGGTCATCGACTGGAAAGTCTTTCCCACCACTGGGTCCTGAGACAAAGGTGTTTGTGGTGTGGGTGGAGCGCTTTGATGATATTGGTAGGCACATTCTCTTTTTACTGCAGCCCTGTCCGGTAATTATGTATAGGATATATTCTGTTACttgcactgtttttttaaactccacACAAAAAACTTTTggtacaaaataataaacagttCCTGTTTCTTAAGCACGAATACCAATGGATTTAGATACGTGAacgttgttgtttttgtgtttttagagaACTTCCCGTTGTCTGATCTCTTGGCGGAAACCAGCACGGGCTTGGAAGCTAGCATGAGCAACAGCACTTCCTGCAGGTAATCACATGTTTACACTCAAAGCACTTTGCTGCGTGTTTGGAGAACATATGGTTTATCAGCTGGTTATGGTCAGGtgcaagaaagaagaagaagaaaaaaaacattctgcaaACCAGCCCATGTTCTACGTTTGTCTACGCAGGAGAACAGACAGAGCATAAACAAACAgtgcaaaaacaggaagtgcaaCACGCAGTGTGTGCAAAAGCACGCAGAGAAAAGGAAGTGTGGCAGAGCTGTGACAATGGTCAGGACTGTGAAGGGGCACAAAGGAAAATTCAGTTTTTGTGAAATATGAGTCATATGTACATTGTTTGTAcattgttgcctttttttttttttacgttgaCATAACTTGTTGCTAAGCAGCTTCGTTTTAAAGATTGTGGATAGATTGACAACAGATGAGGCCACAGACCACGAGCCTCAAACAGTTTTAAATGGGTTGTTTTTAACCAAATGAACAACGCCGCTTTTGAGAGGGTGTTGTCTGGAGGAGTGTGATCTGATGCAACATGATGCAACTCTCATTTCATTAGTGACATAACTAGTTCGCTGAGTGCCCAGATCCCTTGAAAAGATAATAGCTGGGTGTGAGCTGTGAAGATGGCCAAGTTCTCATTTTCAATTAAAAGAGCATCGACTGCATCAGCGGAGGCCAGTCGGGTTCAGTGAAGTTGTACATGAATGTAGTCTATGAGAATACATGGTAATGCCAAATATAAATCAGGCCATTATCTATAAATTGTGtgcttttgatttgatttgtataGTTCCAGTTTCTGAATTATTCTACTGtatattaatgttttgttttagttgttGCAAATCACCCACATCatcttccttttctgttttttctcatcGTCTGTGCTGCAGGTCAGGGTTACTTGAGAAGGACGTTCCTCTGATCTTCATCCACCCTCTGAAGACGGGACTCTTCAGGATCCGGCTGCATGGAGCCGTGGGTAAATTTGGCATGGTGATTCCCCTGGTGGACGGCATGGTGGTCAGCCGCAGAGCACTAGGTATTAtggctctctctgtctttgtttactcCTCTGTACCAAGTGTTCCCTTTTTTTGCCTtgtgaaaaacaacagaggCAACAAGTATTAATGCATCACTTGGTTTTACAGGAAATCTATTCGGGTCATTGATGAGCTCACTGAAATAGTAATCTAAATGCATTAATATTTCATGGTTGACATATGAGTGTACAGGAAATGAACTGAAtctattgttgtttttcattgcAGAAGTTATGGTTTGTAATATGACCAGGGCATGGGTGTGATATGAACAAGGTTCAGTTGAACTGGTACTGCTAAACAGTGTAATGATGAACAGTGTAACATAATTTTACCTCGAAAAACATTACATGAAGCACTTGTAATACCACTTTTGTCCAGTAGATGGCTTTGTTTGGCTTTTCAAAACATAAATGAACAGGAgaaatacatacagtatttaaaagaatatatatttaactCTGTCTGTTAGTCAAGAAAGATAGTTAAATGTTGGAATATATTTCTTGCCCCTAATTTTTCATCTTCACTACTTTTGTCTCATCAAAAGCTCCTATGAATGTTCATGCTTTAAAAGTTGTTATAGGATTCATCCATCTCATCAAATTCCTTTGTATCTCAAAACTGTATACTTTGACCTGATGATCTCccgtgtttgtgtctctctctcagggtTTCTCGTGCGCCAAACGGTCATCAACGTGTGCCGACGGAAGCGTCTGGAAAGTGACTTGTACAACCCGCCTCACGTGCGGCGGAAGCAGAAAATAACTGAGATTGTCCAGCGTTACCGGAACAAGCAGCTGGAGCCCGAGTTTTACACCTCGCTCTTCCACGAGGTGGGGGAGGGGAAGCCTCACCTCTAACCCCCCTGTCCTGTCCTAACACTGGCTCACAAGCGCACACAGCAACACATACGCATACACACCGTTATCCTATACCCACACACCATTTACAactgtgcgcacacacacacacacacacacacacacacacacacacacacacacacacacacacacgcacacacacacagaatctttatatttatactgtactgttttgttatttatatgAATACATATATCAACACTGTCTGCCTTTGACTCCGAGAGCAAAGTGTCAAAAACCATGCCAAGGCGGAAAAAGCTACATTTCTATGTCGCAGCCACTCGTTGAAGATTTGAATGGCTGAAGCTCAACAGTGACTGTCTTTCCTCATTTAGGTCCATGCTTTGTGGCGAAAAAAGAGTTTCTGCTTGTCATTAACTGCAATACAATAGTTACACTGTTGGCCTTTCTGAAATTGTAAAAATAAGTTTGTCCTTTAAACCCTGTGATATGAGTGAACTTCAT from Sparus aurata chromosome 7, fSpaAur1.1, whole genome shotgun sequence carries:
- the LOC115585022 gene encoding ral GTPase-activating protein subunit beta isoform X6: MYSEWRSLQLVVQSDQGHLSVLHTYPTTVGTEVANAVVKPLGTAVSPVATENILKTDKEVKWTMEVLCYGLTLPLEGDTVKLCVDVYTDWMMALVSPRDSMPQPVVKEPNMYVQTILKHLYNVFVPRPEQHSLNHIRLCQQVLTAVQKLARESVSMVRETWEVLLLFLLRINDTLLAPPTVGVGVAEKLAEKLMAVLFEVWLLACARCFPTPPYWKTAREMLANWRHHPPVVEQWSRVACALTSRLLRFTHGPSFPPFKVPDEDANLIPLEMDNDCVAQTWYRFLHMLSNPVDLSNPAIVSTTPKFQEQFLNSSGIPHEVVLHPCLKQLPQIFFRAMRGVSCLVDAFLGISRPRADSAPPTPVNRMSMSPPPSITNTTPPHSRKQRHTVVTKTTSKSSTSSGSQPTKASQQQQQQQQQTSSSPTLLSSPNQSSWESRPLPAPARPKVNSILNLFGQWLFDAALVHCKLHSGLSRDPSMTASFIQILLSYKSSIATQVGLELRRKGSQMSTDSMVSNPMFDANEFPESYESGRAEACGTLCRIFCSKKTGEEILPVYLSRFYMVLIQGLQISDFICRPVLASIILNSSSLFCTDLKGINVVVPYFIAALETIVPDRELSKFKIYVNPTDLRRASINILLAMLPLPHHFGNIKSEVLLEGKFNEEDGWPHDQPVSFLSLRLRLVNVLIGALQTETDPTNTQLILGAMLNIVQDSALLESIGAQTETGSIDGSHMTVRSQSHSRTNSGISFTSGGSTEATSPDSERPAQALLRDYALPDTAAGLLVRSIHLVTQRLNSQWRQDMSISLAALELLAGLAKVKVGVDSADRKRAVSSICGYIVYQCSRPAPLQSRDLHSMIVAAFQFLCVWLTEHPDMLDEKDCLVEVLEIVELGISGSKSRQEHEIRHKGEKEHNPASMRVKDAAEATLSCIMQVLGAFPSPSGTASTCSLLNEDTLIRYARLSATGASNFRYFVLDNSVILAMLEQPLGNEQNPSPSVTVLIRGTAGRHAWTMQLFHQPRGARANQRVFVPEGRPTPNNDVGIKYNVKQRPFPEEVDKIPLVKADVSIPDLDDIVSKELEVQHDKLRILMTKQIEYENALERHSEEIWKSKRYPDPQTDCKPPPPSQEFQTARLFLSHFGFLSLEALKEPNNSRLPPHLIGLESSLPGFFDDISYLDLLPCRPFDTVFIFYVRAGQKSSPEILRNVESSSSVQPHFLEFLLSLGWPVDVGRHPGWTGHLDTSWSLNSCSDSNDMQHTEEVSTPEDTGGSVFNGEKKVLYYADALTEIAFVVPSLTENSEESSVHSDSTVEADTNTDLMPGLLKQPNLTLELFPNHSENLESAKKLSPLVKAKRSSTGKSFPPLGPETKVFVVWVERFDDIENFPLSDLLAETSTGLEASMSNSTSCRSGLLEKDVPLIFIHPLKTGLFRIRLHGAVGKFGMVIPLVDGMVVSRRALGFLVRQTVINVCRRKRLESDLYNPPHVRRKQKITEIVQRYRNKQLEPEFYTSLFHEVGEGKPHL
- the LOC115585022 gene encoding ral GTPase-activating protein subunit beta isoform X3, with protein sequence MYSEWRSLQLVVQSDQGHLSVLHTYPTTVGTEVANAVVKPLGTAVSPVATENILKTDKEVKWTMEVLCYGLTLPLEGDTVKLCVDVYTDWMMALVSPRDSMPQPVVKEPNMYVQTILKHLYNVFVPRPEQHSLNHIRLCQQVLTAVQKLARESVSMVRETWEVLLLFLLRINDTLLAPPTVGVGVAEKLAEKLMAVLFEVWLLACARCFPTPPYWKTAREMLANWRHHPPVVEQWSRVACALTSRLLRFTHGPSFPPFKVPDEDANLIPLEMDNDCVAQTWYRFLHMLSNPVDLSNPAIVSTTPKFQEQFLNSSGIPHEVVLHPCLKQLPQIFFRAMRGVSCLVDAFLGISRPRADSAPPTPVNRMSMSPPPSITNTTPPHSRKQRHTVVTKTTSKSSTSSGSQPTKASQQQQQQQQQTSSSPTLLSSPNQSSWESRPLPAPARPKVNSILNLFGQWLFDAALVHCKLHSGLSRDPSMTASFIQILLSYKSSIATQVGLELRRKGSQMSTDSMVSNPMFDANEFPESYESGRAEACGTLCRIFCSKKTGEEILPVYLSRFYMVLIQGLQISDFICRPVLASIILNSSSLFCTDLKGINVVVPYFIAALETIVPDRELSKFKIYVNPTDLRRASINILLAMLPLPHHFGNIKSEVLLEGKFNEEDGWPHDQPVSFLSLRLRLVNVLIGALQTETDPTNTQLILGAMLNIVQDSALLESIGAQTETGSIDGSHMTVRSQSHSRTNSGISFTSGGSTEATSPDSERPAQALLRDYDTAAGLLVRSIHLVTQRLNSQWRQDMSISLAALELLAGLAKVKVGVDSADRKRAVSSICGYIVYQCSRPAPLQSRDLHSMIVAAFQFLCVWLTEHPDMLDEKDCLVEVLEIVELGISGSKSRQEHEIRHKGEKEHNPASMRVKDAAEATLSCIMQVLGAFPSPSGTASTCSLLNEDTLIRYARLSATGASNFRYFVLDNSVILAMLEQPLGNEQNPSPSVTVLIRGTAGRHAWTMQLFHQPRGARANQRQVFVPEGRPTPNNDVGIKYNVKQRPFPEEVDKIPLVKADVSIPDLDDIVSKEVGCMGWQDESRAPNILMSNHRQLEVQHDKLRILMTKQIEYENALERHSEEIWKSKRYPDPQTDCKPPPPSQEFQTARLFLSHFGFLSLEALKEPNNSRLPPHLIGLESSLPGFFDDISYLDLLPCRPFDTVFIFYVRAGQKSSPEILRNVESSSSVQPHFLEFLLSLGWPVDVGRHPGWTGHLDTSWSLNSCSDSNDMQHTEEVSTPEDTGGSVFNGEKKVLYYADALTEIAFVVPSLTENSEESSVHSDSTVEADTNTDLMPGLLKQPNLTLELFPNHSENLESAKKLSPLVKAKRSSTGKSFPPLGPETKVFVVWVERFDDIENFPLSDLLAETSTGLEASMSNSTSCRSGLLEKDVPLIFIHPLKTGLFRIRLHGAVGKFGMVIPLVDGMVVSRRALGFLVRQTVINVCRRKRLESDLYNPPHVRRKQKITEIVQRYRNKQLEPEFYTSLFHEVGEGKPHL
- the LOC115585022 gene encoding ral GTPase-activating protein subunit beta isoform X10; translation: MYSEWRSLQLVVQSDQGHLSVLHTYPTTVGTEVANAVVKPLGTAVSPVATENILKTDKEVKWTMEVLCYGLTLPLEGDTVKLCVDVYTDWMMALVSPRDSMPQPVVKEPNMYVQTILKHLYNVFVPRPEQHSLNHIRLCQQVLTAVQKLARESVSMVRETWEVLLLFLLRINDTLLAPPTVGVGVAEKLAEKLMAVLFEVWLLACARCFPTPPYWKTAREMLANWRHHPPVVEQWSRVACALTSRLLRFTHGPSFPPFKVPDEDANLIPLEMDNDCVAQTWYRFLHMLSNPVDLSNPAIVSTTPKFQEQFLNSSGIPHEVVLHPCLKQLPQIFFRAMRGVSCLVDAFLGISRPRADSAPPTPVNRMSMSPPPSITNTTPPHSRKQRHTVVTKTTSKSSTSSGSQPTKASQQQQQQQQQTSSSPTLLSSPNQSSWESRPLPAPARPKVNSILNLFGQWLFDAALVHCKLHSGLSRDPSMTAIATQVGLELRRKGSQMSTDSMVSNPMFDANEFPESYESGRAEACGTLCRIFCSKKTGEEILPVYLSRFYMVLIQGLQISDFICRPVLASIILNSSSLFCTDLKGINVVVPYFIAALETIVPDRELSKFKIYVNPTDLRRASINILLAMLPLPHHFGNIKSEVLLEGKFNEEDGWPHDQPVSFLSLRLRLVNVLIGALQTETDPTNTQLILGAMLNIVQDSALLESIGAQTETGSIDGSHMTVRSQSHSRTNSGISFTSGGSTEATSPDSERPAQALLRDYDTAAGLLVRSIHLVTQRLNSQWRQDMSISLAALELLAGLAKVKVGVDSADRKRAVSSICGYIVYQCSRPAPLQSRDLHSMIVAAFQFLCVWLTEHPDMLDEKDCLVEVLEIVELGISGSKSRQEHEIRHKGEKEHNPASMRVKDAAEATLSCIMQVLGAFPSPSGTASTCSLLNEDTLIRYARLSATGASNFRYFVLDNSVILAMLEQPLGNEQNPSPSVTVLIRGTAGRHAWTMQLFHQPRGARANQRVFVPEGRPTPNNDVGIKYNVKQRPFPEEVDKIPLVKADVSIPDLDDIVSKELEVQHDKLRILMTKQIEYENALERHSEEIWKSKRYPDPQTDCKPPPPSQEFQTARLFLSHFGFLSLEALKEPNNSRLPPHLIGLESSLPGFFDDISYLDLLPCRPFDTVFIFYVRAGQKSSPEILRNVESSSSVQPHFLEFLLSLGWPVDVGRHPGWTGHLDTSWSLNSCSDSNDMQHTEEVSTPEDTGGSVFNGEKKVLYYADALTEIAFVVPSLTENSEESSVHSDSTVEADTNTDLMPGLLKQPNLTLELFPNHSENLESAKKLSPLVKAKRSSTGKSFPPLGPETKVFVVWVERFDDIENFPLSDLLAETSTGLEASMSNSTSCRSGLLEKDVPLIFIHPLKTGLFRIRLHGAVGKFGMVIPLVDGMVVSRRALGFLVRQTVINVCRRKRLESDLYNPPHVRRKQKITEIVQRYRNKQLEPEFYTSLFHEVGEGKPHL